One window of Atribacter laminatus genomic DNA carries:
- the istA gene encoding IS21 family transposase, with protein sequence MIKYREILRLHSQGVSQRGIAASCQCSRTTIRNVVERAERHEISWPFDKNMSDADLQELLFPEKRSQSNRKIPDCEYVHKEMAKSGVTLSLLWHEYHEQCRFNGEIPLMYSQFCRYYHKYANTTKATMRIKRKPGEMLEVDWAGKTGFIVDNLTGELIPAYIFVASLSCSQYAYVEAFLSMDMESWVNAHVHAFKYFGGVARILVPDNLKTSVDKASRPDPKINRTYQEMAEHYGTAVIPARVRRPKDKPHAESTVGIISTWIIASLRNQQFFSLHELNSAIRLKLEEFNQKPFQKKPGSRKSAFLEEEKALLLPLPTSPYELATWSTASVQYDYHIIVDKNHYSVPYEYIRHQVEVRITSKTVEVFYHNHRIASHIRIRGQEGQIVTVPDHMPEKHKQYLAVNADHFRNWAASIGPHAVIVVNALLSASRVEKQGYRSCTSLMKLADKYSLSRFEEACQRALCYTPSPSFKIIQTILKTGQDRISVQSDRQKATKDNPNIYGFVRGAGYYGGKDND encoded by the coding sequence ATGATCAAGTATCGAGAAATTCTTCGGCTTCACAGCCAAGGTGTGAGTCAACGTGGCATTGCTGCCAGTTGCCAGTGCTCACGGACCACAATCCGTAATGTGGTTGAACGGGCAGAAAGGCATGAGATTTCATGGCCTTTCGATAAAAACATGTCGGATGCAGATCTTCAGGAACTCCTTTTTCCGGAAAAAAGGAGTCAGTCCAATCGAAAAATACCGGATTGCGAATATGTTCATAAAGAAATGGCCAAAAGTGGTGTCACCTTAAGTTTGTTGTGGCATGAGTACCATGAACAATGCCGCTTCAATGGTGAAATCCCACTCATGTACAGCCAATTCTGTCGGTATTATCATAAGTATGCCAATACCACCAAAGCCACTATGCGCATTAAGCGCAAACCCGGTGAAATGCTGGAAGTGGACTGGGCTGGAAAGACTGGTTTTATTGTTGATAATCTAACCGGTGAACTTATTCCAGCCTATATCTTCGTAGCGAGCCTATCTTGCAGCCAGTATGCCTATGTAGAAGCCTTCCTGTCAATGGATATGGAAAGCTGGGTCAATGCTCATGTTCATGCGTTCAAATACTTTGGTGGAGTGGCCAGAATCCTCGTGCCAGACAATTTAAAAACCAGTGTAGATAAAGCCTCTCGACCAGATCCCAAGATTAATAGAACCTATCAAGAAATGGCCGAGCATTACGGGACAGCAGTCATTCCAGCCCGAGTCAGGCGCCCCAAAGACAAGCCCCATGCCGAAAGTACGGTGGGTATTATTTCCACCTGGATCATTGCCTCTTTGCGAAACCAACAGTTCTTTTCATTACACGAACTGAATAGCGCCATCCGTCTTAAGCTGGAAGAATTCAACCAGAAACCTTTTCAAAAGAAGCCGGGAAGCAGGAAAAGCGCCTTCCTAGAAGAGGAAAAAGCACTGCTTTTGCCTTTGCCTACTTCCCCATACGAGCTTGCCACCTGGTCAACGGCGTCCGTACAGTACGATTATCACATAATTGTGGATAAAAATCACTACTCAGTGCCCTATGAGTACATCCGGCATCAAGTGGAGGTACGTATAACCAGCAAAACTGTTGAAGTTTTTTACCACAATCATCGCATTGCTTCCCATATTCGGATTCGCGGTCAGGAAGGCCAGATTGTCACGGTACCGGATCACATGCCAGAGAAACATAAACAGTACCTGGCTGTAAATGCTGATCATTTTAGGAATTGGGCTGCTTCCATTGGACCTCATGCCGTCATTGTGGTGAATGCTCTTTTGTCAGCATCAAGAGTTGAGAAACAAGGTTACCGTTCTTGTACATCGCTTATGAAACTCGCTGACAAGTATTCTTTATCCCGCTTTGAAGAAGCGTGCCAGCGGGCACTTTGTTACACGCCCAGTCCGAGTTTCAAAATCATCCAGACCATCCTCAAAACCGGTCAGGATAGAATATCAGTCCAATCAGATCGACAAAAAGCGACAAAAGACAATCCCAACATCTACGGATTTGTCCGGGGTGCCGGCTACTATGGAGGAAAAGACAATGATTAA
- a CDS encoding carbohydrate ABC transporter permease — translation MSIRVGLSQNITHLKQIGLIDSYRGWLTRPWSAMHCVIVADVWKITPLVALLLLAGLQTIPREMYEAATVDGASRWRSLFSITLPLLKSTIIVVLVMRSLDAFRVFDIVYIMTSGGPANATKVISFMTYQEAFKFLNFGRGSALAYLITLIIALLAYVYTINIGKQIEY, via the coding sequence TTGAGTATACGAGTGGGTCTATCCCAAAATATTACTCACCTCAAACAAATTGGTTTGATTGATTCTTACCGAGGTTGGTTAACTCGTCCCTGGAGTGCTATGCATTGTGTTATTGTTGCCGATGTATGGAAGATTACTCCACTTGTTGCACTATTGCTTTTGGCAGGATTGCAAACCATACCTCGAGAAATGTATGAAGCTGCAACCGTTGATGGAGCAAGTCGGTGGAGAAGTCTTTTTTCGATCACCTTGCCTCTATTGAAATCGACGATTATTGTCGTCTTAGTCATGCGTAGCTTGGATGCCTTTCGGGTTTTCGATATCGTTTACATTATGACTTCAGGCGGACCAGCCAATGCCACCAAGGTTATTTCCTTTATGACATATCAAGAAGCCTTTAAATTTTTAAATTTTGGTCGTGGTTCTGCACTGGCTTATCTCATTACTTTAATAATCGCTCTTTTGGCTTATGTTTATACCATTAACATTGGAAAACAGATTGAATATTAG
- a CDS encoding carbohydrate ABC transporter permease, translating to MGVKKQKIFRIIGVTLGSIILVIGLLTPLVWLLISSVADLKDLLKIPLQWIPENISFERYAKILFSQGSESEFRITMMNSFVIASAVTIICVSIGSLSAYAFSRLKFPGKDKILFVLLFSYMLPPVAIIIPIYQIFSRYSLLDTKTALILVYSAIITPFVIWIMRTYFDSIPRDLEDAAKIDGCTYLGMLFRIMIPLSAPGIVATLLLAFLMSWEEFFMALIMTSSAASKTIPISIAEFSGRHSIDFGMMATGGILAAIPPVIIALIFQKYIVGGLLSGAVKG from the coding sequence ATGGGTGTAAAAAAACAAAAAATTTTTCGGATAATCGGTGTCACCCTTGGATCAATCATACTCGTGATTGGTTTGTTAACCCCCTTAGTATGGCTGTTAATTTCGAGTGTTGCTGATTTAAAAGATTTGCTAAAAATTCCATTGCAATGGATACCTGAAAATATTTCCTTTGAAAGATATGCAAAGATACTTTTTTCCCAAGGTTCGGAAAGTGAATTCCGGATAACAATGATGAATAGCTTTGTGATAGCTTCTGCAGTTACCATTATTTGTGTTTCAATTGGCTCGCTCTCGGCTTATGCTTTTTCACGACTCAAATTTCCTGGGAAAGATAAAATTTTATTTGTACTTCTCTTTTCCTACATGCTTCCGCCAGTGGCTATTATTATCCCTATCTATCAAATATTTAGCCGATATAGTTTGCTCGATACGAAAACCGCTTTAATTCTCGTTTATTCTGCAATCATCACCCCTTTCGTGATTTGGATAATGCGGACTTATTTCGATAGCATCCCACGGGATTTGGAAGATGCAGCAAAAATTGATGGATGCACCTATTTAGGCATGTTATTCCGGATTATGATTCCTCTTTCGGCACCGGGGATTGTGGCTACTCTTCTTTTAGCGTTTTTAATGTCTTGGGAAGAGTTTTTTATGGCTTTAATCATGACCTCATCAGCTGCATCAAAAACCATTCCCATATCAATCGCCGAATTTTCCGGCCGTCATTCAATTGACTTTGGGATGATGGCTACCGGTGGTATATTAGCAGCTATTCCACCGGTTATTATTGCTTTGATTTTCCAAAAATACATCGTCGGCGGTTTACTATCCGGAGCAGTTAAGGGGTAA
- a CDS encoding LexA family protein codes for MKFNLWLSEKLKKLGLTQRKLAEQAGVSPATVSRWLSGEFEPDLTNLRKINQVLGVPERELFLQLGLVGKDFFTLDEGEVMVPVLGNSIPCGKPGGELEECVEGYEVFKKSLLPFPVSESSLDGIRAYLIHAKGDSMQGDGIRNGDRVLFSPDLEARSGDIVIAYIEDEGFTIKRIFFQNSTVILQASNPAFPPIVVQPGIQEIRIIGKVIMHIGFH; via the coding sequence ATGAAATTCAATTTATGGTTATCGGAAAAACTAAAAAAACTGGGATTGACCCAGAGGAAACTGGCCGAACAAGCTGGTGTTTCCCCAGCAACGGTTTCTCGCTGGTTGAGTGGAGAGTTTGAGCCGGATCTAACCAACCTCCGGAAGATTAACCAGGTCTTGGGAGTTCCAGAGCGTGAGCTCTTCTTGCAGTTAGGTTTGGTTGGGAAAGATTTCTTTACTCTTGATGAAGGCGAAGTTATGGTACCGGTGCTGGGGAACTCGATTCCCTGCGGGAAGCCCGGTGGTGAGTTGGAAGAATGCGTCGAAGGATACGAGGTTTTCAAAAAAAGCCTTCTCCCCTTTCCAGTATCGGAGTCCTCTCTGGATGGTATCCGTGCTTACCTCATCCATGCTAAAGGAGATAGTATGCAGGGCGATGGTATCCGCAATGGTGATCGGGTCCTTTTTTCTCCCGATCTGGAAGCCCGTAGTGGTGATATAGTCATCGCTTATATTGAAGATGAAGGTTTTACTATCAAGAGGATTTTTTTTCAAAATAGTACCGTTATTCTGCAAGCCTCTAATCCAGCTTTCCCCCCTATCGTTGTTCAACCGGGAATTCAAGAAATCCGGATTATTGGGAAAGTAATTATGCATATTGGGTTTCATTGA
- a CDS encoding LexA family protein: MKFTGFANPSEQFAEKRLDLNTLLVRHPAATFLLRAKGEDSKNLGICSGDILVVDRSIQPGDNALVVAAVEGTLRLSRIRAKNGKLLLPIAGEARVVGVVTAVIHFPG; encoded by the coding sequence TTGAAATTTACCGGTTTTGCCAACCCATCAGAACAGTTTGCCGAGAAGCGATTGGATTTGAACACTCTGCTTGTCCGGCACCCAGCCGCCACTTTTCTTTTGCGGGCGAAAGGAGAAGACAGCAAGAATCTCGGTATTTGCTCGGGTGACATCCTGGTGGTTGACCGGTCAATCCAACCCGGAGATAACGCCCTGGTGGTAGCAGCGGTAGAAGGAACGTTGCGATTGTCACGGATAAGAGCAAAGAATGGAAAATTGCTCCTTCCCATTGCTGGAGAAGCTCGGGTGGTCGGCGTGGTGACCGCTGTTATTCACTTTCCAGGGTAA